GTACAACGGCGCCGCGGCGATCAACTCGCCCTTGCGATAAAGACCAAAGTGATGCGCCTGCCAGCCCCACTCGGGGCGGATACAGCCTGTGTGCTCCAGGCCGGCAAGGAACGTGTGCGATAGAAAAGGATTGTCATCGGGCCGCAGCGCATCCCACTTCGCGCTGGGAATATCGGTGATGCTGTCGTGGAAGCGTGCTTCGATCACGCGCGGGCTGCATACATTACGTTGAGTTAGCGCCAATGGTACTAATTTAAGTCCGTCTCGCAATCGCTCGTCGCAGGTGAAACCTCGTAGGTTGGGGTGCAAACCCCAACGTTGTCGTACAGATGAGCATCACGACGTTGGGGTTTGCACCCCAACCTACGCAAGACTTGCCTCCTTCAGACATTCGATTTTTCCTGGATAGTCGTGCGCGAAAACGGGAATAACGGCGAGACAGGACTTCCACGAGACCTTAAGGGGCGCTTAAATTAGTGCCATTGGCGCTAACCTAACCACGCTTGAGTGTTCAGCCGGCGTGCTTGCCTTGATCCAGCCAGCGCTCCGCATCCAGTGCCGCCATGCAACCAAAACCGGCGGACGTCACTGCCTGGCGATAAACATGGTCCGCGACGTCGCCCGCCGCAAACACGCCCGGTACCGAGGTCATCGTCGCCATGCCTTCCAGACCGCTGCGGATCTTGATGTAGCCGTCGTGCATGTCAAGCTGGTCTTCAAAGATGCCAGTGTTCGGTGTGTGACCAATGGCCACGAAGAAACCGGTGGCTTCGATGTCGCGGGTGGTGCCGCTGTTGATGTCCTTCACGCGCACGCCGGTCACGCCGGATTCGTCGCCCAGCACTTCGCCAATCGTGTGGTTCCACACCAACTCGATCTTGCCGGCGGCGGCTTTCTCGAACAGCTTGTCCTGCATGATTTTCTCGGCGCGCAGTTTGTCGCGGCGATGCACCAGGTACACCTTGCGGCCGATGTTGGCCAGATACAGCGCCTCTTCCACGGCGGTGTTGCCGCCGCCGACCACGACTACATCCTGATCGCGGAAGAAGAAGCCGTCGCAGGTGGCGCAGGCGGAGACGCCCTTGCCCTTGTAGTGCTCTTCGCTGGGAATGCCCAGATACTTTGCCGTGGCGCCGGTGGCGATGATCAGCGCATCGCAGGTGTACTCGCCGGAATCGCCCTTCAGACGGAATGGGCGCTGCTTGAGATTGGCGGTGTGGATATGGTCGAACACCATCTCCGTCTCGAAACGTTCGGCATGTTCGGCCATGCGCTGCATCAGCTCCGGACCTTGCACGCCTTTCACGTCGCCCGGCCAGTTGTCGACGTCGGTGGTGATCATCAATTGGCCACCCTGCTGCAAGCCGGTGATCATGGTTGGCTTGAGGTTGGCGCGCGCAGCGTACACGGCAGCGGTGTAACCGGCGGGACCCGAGCCGAGAATCAGCAGGCGGCTATGTTTGGGGGTGGTCATTGCTATCATTCCTCAAGGGTTTGCTGGCGACTTGTACGGTGATTCGCTGAAACGGTGGCGCGGGTTGCACGCGTTCCCCGGAAGTCCGCAAGGATGGGGAAGTCGCTGGGGCTATTCAAGGCATCGACGGGGTTGGATCGCCATTCATCTGCAATCCAGCCAGTTAGGTCATGCTCAACCGCGCGCGAGATGAGCGGCGAGAGCGTCTTAACGCACTGATTTCGCAAAACTCATCCGGGTTGGCGCCCGGCAGGGTCTTTTGTGCCGGGGGCGCCGCTAACCACCTTTGCACCTTGTTACACTGCGTCGCGCAAATCTATGCCAAATCCCGAAACCAAGGAAAAAGACTCCGGTGGCGCGTAGCGCGAACGTACAAAAGGAAACGCCAAAGGTGGGCATGAGCGAGGAGCTCAAGCGCCGCCTGCGCGAGGCCGGCGCACTCTTGTTGCTGCCGCTGGCGTTGTATCTGCTGGTTTGCCTGCTTAGCTACGAGGGTGCGGATCCAAGCTGGTCGCATGCCGACACCAGTGGGCACGTGTATAACCTGGGTGGCACGGTGGGTGCCTATATTGCCGATCTCTTGCGCTACCTGTTCGGTGGCGTGGCCTATTTCTTCCCCTTGCTGTTGTTGTTCCTGGGCGTGCAGGTGTTGCGCAACCATGGCGTGCGCAGCGTGCAGCCGTGGGAGCCCTCGCTGCGCCTGATCGGTTCGGTGTTCTTCTTCATCACTTTGCCGGGCCTGTGCTGGATCAATTTTCCGGACAGCAGCATGGGGCCGGAAGGTGCTGGCGGCGTGATCGGCCACGCCATCGGCCACGGCCTGCTGGGCGCCTTCGGTGACAAGGGTGCGCCGCTGCTGCTGCT
The sequence above is a segment of the Dyella sp. M7H15-1 genome. Coding sequences within it:
- the trxB gene encoding thioredoxin-disulfide reductase encodes the protein MTTPKHSRLLILGSGPAGYTAAVYAARANLKPTMITGLQQGGQLMITTDVDNWPGDVKGVQGPELMQRMAEHAERFETEMVFDHIHTANLKQRPFRLKGDSGEYTCDALIIATGATAKYLGIPSEEHYKGKGVSACATCDGFFFRDQDVVVVGGGNTAVEEALYLANIGRKVYLVHRRDKLRAEKIMQDKLFEKAAAGKIELVWNHTIGEVLGDESGVTGVRVKDINSGTTRDIEATGFFVAIGHTPNTGIFEDQLDMHDGYIKIRSGLEGMATMTSVPGVFAAGDVADHVYRQAVTSAGFGCMAALDAERWLDQGKHAG